From Hymenobacter sedentarius, a single genomic window includes:
- a CDS encoding M14 family metallopeptidase, translating into MGRAIRNWSVALLTLLSLPSPAQTATDTGPLLTPDQFLGYKLGTQFTPHAQILRYVDHVVAHTPSRMKLVRYGSTYEHRPLEVVEIASADNFGRLEDVRHNNLKLAGLEKGSGQRQQPAVCWLSYNVHGNEAVSSEAVMQVLYDLANPQDKQMQDWLKNTVVIVDPCVNPDGRDRYGNWYNRVRNQSPNANPDSWEHHEPWPGGRFNHYYFDLNRDWAWQTQQETKQRIVLYNQWLPAVHADFHEMGPNNSYYFSPAAKPYHADITPWQRKFQDVLGDYNKVVFDKNNWLYFTRETYDLFAPTYGDTWPSFNGAIGMTYEQGGGGPAGVAYSRLDGDTLTLGQRIAHHHAASRATIQATAERHDDLLREFESYFATAKSKPQGQYKSYVLSAGNDPGQLRSLTQYLERNQISYGFASKRSKTKGYNYTTGKTESVQIEPRDVVVSMFQPKSTLVKVLFEPRAQLEDSLTYDITSWALPYAFGVKAYALPGRLDASGPSPSQATVRGSAAASTDRPYAYLARWNNLQDVRFLSRLLQQKVKVRYAEKAFESEGQKYAPGTLVITRTGNEAMGPRFDQVVRAQADSAGTIVTAVKSGFSTTGRDLGSGTVHFVKQPNVAVVAGPGVDGTAFGEVWHFFEQQLGYPITVLGTDYLSRVSLQKYDVLIMPNGTYTDVYNDRTLESLKSWVRDGGKLIAMEGAAKMLSNKKDFLLKAKAVDSVAIRKDEKANPYKLLRRYGNSEREEAEEVVQGSVYRVQLDNTHPLAFGYGDTYFALIRNPLNYRFLGKGGWNVGVIKKDSYSSGFIGTKARKELTDTFVVGTQDLGRGEVVYLGDNPLFRAFWQGGKLLFGNAVFLVGQ; encoded by the coding sequence GTGGGCCGTGCAATACGCAACTGGAGCGTAGCGTTGCTCACGCTGCTGTCGCTACCCAGCCCGGCCCAAACCGCTACCGATACCGGCCCCCTGCTCACGCCCGACCAATTCCTGGGCTATAAGCTGGGCACGCAATTCACGCCCCACGCCCAGATTTTGCGCTACGTAGACCACGTGGTGGCCCACACGCCCAGCCGCATGAAGCTGGTGCGCTACGGCAGCACCTACGAGCATCGCCCGCTGGAAGTGGTAGAAATTGCCAGCGCGGATAATTTCGGCCGCCTCGAAGACGTGCGCCACAACAACCTCAAGCTCGCGGGGCTGGAAAAAGGCAGCGGCCAGCGCCAACAGCCCGCCGTGTGCTGGTTGAGCTACAACGTGCACGGCAACGAAGCCGTGTCGTCGGAAGCGGTGATGCAGGTGCTCTACGACCTGGCCAATCCCCAGGACAAGCAGATGCAGGACTGGCTCAAGAACACGGTCGTCATCGTCGACCCCTGCGTGAACCCCGACGGCCGCGACCGGTACGGCAACTGGTACAACCGCGTGCGCAACCAGTCGCCGAATGCCAACCCCGATTCCTGGGAGCACCACGAGCCCTGGCCCGGCGGCCGCTTCAACCACTACTACTTCGACCTGAACCGCGATTGGGCCTGGCAGACGCAGCAGGAAACCAAGCAGCGCATTGTGCTCTACAACCAGTGGCTCCCGGCCGTGCACGCCGACTTCCACGAGATGGGGCCCAACAACTCCTACTACTTTTCGCCGGCTGCCAAGCCCTACCACGCCGACATTACGCCCTGGCAGCGCAAGTTTCAGGACGTGCTGGGCGACTACAACAAGGTGGTTTTCGACAAGAACAACTGGCTATATTTCACCCGCGAAACCTACGACCTGTTTGCGCCCACCTACGGCGATACCTGGCCCAGCTTCAACGGCGCCATCGGCATGACGTATGAGCAAGGCGGCGGTGGGCCGGCCGGCGTGGCCTATTCGCGGCTCGACGGCGACACCCTCACCCTGGGCCAGCGCATTGCCCACCACCACGCCGCCAGCCGCGCCACCATTCAGGCCACGGCCGAACGCCACGACGACCTGCTGCGCGAGTTCGAATCGTACTTCGCCACCGCCAAAAGCAAGCCGCAGGGGCAATACAAAAGCTACGTGCTGTCGGCCGGCAACGACCCGGGCCAGCTCCGCTCGCTCACCCAATACCTCGAGCGCAACCAAATTAGCTACGGCTTTGCCTCGAAGCGCTCCAAGACCAAGGGCTACAACTACACCACCGGCAAAACCGAATCGGTGCAGATTGAGCCACGCGACGTGGTGGTGAGCATGTTCCAGCCCAAATCCACGCTGGTGAAGGTGCTGTTTGAGCCCCGCGCTCAGCTCGAAGACTCGCTCACTTACGACATCACTTCCTGGGCCCTGCCCTATGCCTTCGGCGTGAAAGCCTACGCGCTGCCCGGCCGGCTCGATGCTTCCGGCCCCAGCCCCAGCCAGGCCACGGTACGCGGCAGCGCCGCCGCCAGCACCGACCGCCCCTACGCCTACCTCGCCCGCTGGAACAACCTGCAGGACGTGCGTTTCCTGAGCCGCCTGCTGCAGCAAAAAGTGAAGGTGCGCTACGCCGAGAAAGCGTTTGAGTCGGAAGGCCAGAAATACGCGCCCGGCACCTTGGTTATCACCCGCACCGGCAACGAGGCCATGGGGCCCCGTTTCGACCAGGTGGTGCGCGCGCAGGCCGACTCGGCCGGCACCATCGTTACGGCCGTGAAATCCGGTTTCTCCACCACTGGCCGCGACCTGGGCTCCGGCACCGTGCACTTCGTGAAGCAGCCCAACGTGGCGGTAGTGGCCGGCCCGGGCGTCGATGGCACGGCTTTCGGCGAGGTGTGGCACTTCTTCGAGCAGCAGTTGGGCTATCCCATCACCGTGCTCGGCACCGATTATCTGAGCCGGGTGTCGCTGCAGAAATACGACGTGCTGATTATGCCCAACGGCACCTACACTGATGTTTACAACGACCGCACCCTCGAAAGCCTGAAGTCCTGGGTGCGCGACGGCGGCAAGCTCATCGCCATGGAGGGCGCGGCCAAGATGCTTTCCAACAAGAAGGATTTCCTGCTCAAGGCCAAGGCCGTCGATTCGGTGGCCATCAGGAAAGACGAAAAAGCCAACCCCTACAAGCTGCTACGCCGCTACGGAAACTCCGAGCGCGAAGAAGCCGAGGAAGTGGTGCAGGGCAGCGTGTACCGCGTGCAGCTCGACAACACCCACCCCCTGGCCTTCGGCTACGGCGACACCTACTTCGCCCTGATTCGCAACCCGCTGAACTACCGCTTCCTGGGCAAAGGCGGCTGGAACGTGGGTGTCATTAAGAAAGACAGCTACTCGTCGGGTTTCATCGGCACGAAAGCCCGCAAGGAGCTGACCGACACGTTCGTAGTCGGCACCCAGGACCTGGGCCGCGGCGAAGTGGTGTACCTCGGCGACAACCCCTTGTTCCGGGCCTTCTGGCAAGGCGGCAAATTGCTCTTTGGCAATGCCGTTTTCCTGGTAGGCCAATAA
- a CDS encoding NAD(P)H-quinone oxidoreductase: MNVIIIQQPGGPEVLQLHQQPKPQPAAHEVLIKVQAAGVNRPDVLMRQGKYAGSGDVTGLVPGLEIAGIVEQCGASAERWQPGDAVCALLPAGGYAEYGVVDARHCLPVPAGLSMIEAAALPETVFTVWHNVFQRGELLPNETLLVHGGSSGIGTIAIQLAKALGSRVAITAGDAAKCDACRQLGADWAINYKTEDFGQVLQAQGVDVVLDMIGGDYIAKNLRLLKDDGRLVFINAMKGATGEFNALEVMRRRLHITGSTLRPRSADFKAALAAQVEQQVWPLVVAGKVRPVIYKTFPLAEAAAAHQLMESSAHIGKIVLEVGAGVTK, encoded by the coding sequence ATGAATGTCATCATTATTCAGCAGCCCGGCGGCCCCGAGGTATTGCAGCTCCACCAGCAGCCCAAGCCCCAGCCCGCCGCACATGAAGTTCTTATTAAAGTGCAGGCCGCCGGGGTAAACCGCCCCGATGTGCTCATGCGCCAGGGCAAGTACGCAGGCAGCGGCGATGTAACCGGCCTCGTGCCCGGCCTGGAAATAGCGGGCATCGTGGAGCAATGCGGAGCAAGTGCCGAACGGTGGCAGCCCGGCGACGCGGTGTGCGCGCTGTTGCCGGCAGGAGGCTACGCCGAATACGGGGTAGTCGATGCCCGCCATTGCCTGCCCGTGCCCGCCGGATTGAGCATGATTGAAGCCGCTGCGCTGCCCGAAACCGTGTTCACGGTATGGCACAACGTGTTTCAGCGGGGCGAGCTCCTGCCCAACGAAACGCTGCTGGTGCACGGCGGCAGCAGCGGTATTGGCACCATTGCCATCCAATTAGCCAAGGCATTGGGCAGCCGGGTGGCCATTACGGCGGGCGATGCCGCCAAGTGCGACGCCTGCCGCCAGCTGGGTGCCGATTGGGCTATCAATTACAAAACGGAGGACTTTGGGCAAGTGCTGCAAGCCCAGGGCGTCGACGTGGTGCTTGACATGATTGGCGGCGACTACATCGCCAAAAACCTGCGGCTGCTGAAAGACGACGGCCGTCTGGTTTTCATCAATGCCATGAAAGGTGCCACCGGCGAATTCAATGCCCTGGAAGTGATGCGCCGCCGGCTGCACATCACGGGCAGCACGTTGCGCCCCCGCTCCGCTGATTTTAAAGCCGCGCTGGCGGCTCAAGTGGAGCAGCAAGTCTGGCCTTTAGTGGTAGCTGGGAAAGTGCGGCCGGTTATTTATAAAACCTTTCCGCTAGCCGAGGCTGCTGCCGCACACCAATTGATGGAGAGCAGCGCACATATCGGCAAAATCGTGCTGGAAGTGGGAGCGGGCGTTACTAAGTAA
- a CDS encoding nuclear transport factor 2 family protein produces MNHFFALLLSAAATSSAFAQKVSSETAAVRQTVTSFFDGMRRGDSTMVRRTLAPGAVFHGIGGKPGQPSTLETESINGFLKAVSTPHPEIWDERVQFERVLIDANLASVWAPYEFYLGSKFSHCGYDSFQLVKLADGWKIAHIIDTRRKEKCK; encoded by the coding sequence TTGAATCACTTTTTCGCTTTGCTGCTATCCGCTGCTGCCACCAGCTCCGCTTTTGCCCAGAAAGTTTCGTCCGAAACTGCTGCCGTCAGGCAAACCGTAACGTCGTTTTTCGACGGCATGCGGCGCGGCGACAGCACTATGGTTCGCCGCACCCTGGCGCCGGGCGCGGTCTTCCACGGCATCGGCGGCAAGCCCGGCCAGCCGTCCACTTTGGAAACAGAAAGCATCAACGGTTTCCTAAAGGCCGTAAGCACGCCCCACCCCGAAATCTGGGACGAGCGGGTGCAATTCGAGCGAGTTCTTATCGACGCCAACCTGGCCAGCGTCTGGGCGCCTTATGAGTTCTACCTAGGCAGCAAATTCAGCCACTGCGGCTACGACTCTTTTCAGCTAGTGAAGCTGGCCGATGGCTGGAAAATTGCGCACATTATTGACACCCGGCGCAAGGAGAAGTGTAAGTAG
- a CDS encoding glutamine synthetase III: MAILRFKALELVNQRRPITVVPAAARRSDSFGQNVFNLEAMRATMPGDYFKKLQGAIKQGATVERNVADAVASAMKTWAMAKGATHYTHWFQPLTGSTAEKHDSFFDLNSDGRPIENFKGSALVQQEPDASSFPNGGIRNTFEARGYTAWDPTSPAFIIETVGAKTLCIPTIFVAYTGEALDYKAPLLKSLAVLEKAALEVCHYFDKDVSRVNTTLGIEQEYFLVDKALYDARPDLVMTGRTLFGHAPAKGQQLDDHYFGSIPARVHGFMLEFEEEANLLGIPLRTRHNEVAPNQFECAPTFEDANLAIDHNQLLMDVMDRVAERHNFKVLLHEKPYAGVNGSGKHNNWAMSTDTGVNLLAPGRRPKENLQFLAFLITTIQAVHRHADLLRASIASASNDHRLGANEAPPAIMSVFLGSMLDSVLDELERTAKLPLDKGDNIYLKLGIDKIPAILLDNTDRNRTSPFAFTGNKFELRAVGSSANCSSAMTVLNTIVADQLIDFKESVDALIDQGKKKEVAIVEVLREYVISSKAIRFEGNGYSDEWKEEAARRGLNNIATTPQALDALVREDAEELFARHGIFSQVELHARHEILLEEYQKKIQIESRVLGDLAINHIIPTALAYQTKLVNNVCGLRDLGLDDTHSQVTLEMIKSISNYVTTIKTNADAMTEARKQANKIGDARALAVAYCDDVKPKFDPIRRAVDKLEQMVADEDWPLVKYRELLFSR, encoded by the coding sequence ATGGCCATCCTACGTTTTAAAGCTTTAGAACTCGTTAACCAGCGCCGTCCTATTACGGTAGTTCCCGCCGCCGCGCGCCGCTCCGACAGCTTTGGGCAAAACGTGTTTAACCTGGAAGCCATGCGGGCTACCATGCCCGGCGATTATTTCAAGAAGCTGCAAGGCGCCATCAAGCAAGGCGCTACCGTGGAACGCAACGTGGCCGATGCCGTGGCTTCGGCCATGAAAACCTGGGCCATGGCCAAGGGCGCCACGCACTACACCCACTGGTTTCAGCCGCTGACCGGCTCCACCGCCGAAAAGCACGACTCGTTCTTCGACCTCAACTCCGACGGTCGGCCAATCGAAAACTTCAAAGGCTCGGCGCTGGTGCAGCAGGAGCCTGATGCCTCGTCGTTCCCCAACGGCGGCATCCGCAACACGTTTGAGGCCCGCGGCTACACTGCCTGGGACCCCACGTCGCCCGCTTTCATCATCGAGACGGTAGGCGCCAAGACGCTCTGCATCCCCACGATTTTTGTTGCCTACACCGGCGAAGCGCTCGACTACAAAGCCCCGCTGCTGAAGTCGCTGGCCGTGCTGGAAAAGGCTGCTCTGGAAGTGTGCCACTACTTTGACAAGGACGTGAGCCGCGTGAACACCACGCTGGGCATCGAGCAGGAGTACTTCCTGGTGGACAAGGCGCTGTACGACGCCCGCCCCGACCTCGTGATGACCGGCCGCACCTTGTTTGGCCACGCGCCGGCCAAGGGCCAGCAGCTCGACGACCACTACTTCGGCTCCATTCCGGCCCGGGTGCACGGCTTCATGCTCGAGTTCGAGGAAGAAGCCAACCTGCTCGGTATTCCGCTGCGCACGCGCCACAACGAGGTGGCCCCCAACCAGTTTGAGTGCGCCCCCACGTTTGAGGACGCCAACCTGGCCATCGACCACAACCAGCTGTTGATGGACGTGATGGACCGCGTGGCCGAGCGCCACAACTTCAAAGTATTGCTGCACGAGAAGCCGTACGCTGGCGTAAACGGCAGCGGCAAGCACAACAACTGGGCAATGAGCACCGACACCGGGGTGAACCTGCTTGCCCCGGGCCGCCGCCCCAAGGAGAACCTGCAGTTCTTGGCCTTCCTCATCACCACCATTCAGGCCGTGCACCGCCACGCCGACCTGCTGCGCGCCAGCATTGCCTCGGCCAGCAACGACCACCGCCTGGGCGCCAACGAGGCTCCTCCGGCCATCATGTCGGTGTTCCTCGGCTCGATGCTGGATTCGGTGCTTGATGAGCTGGAGCGCACGGCCAAGCTGCCGCTCGACAAAGGCGATAACATTTACCTGAAGCTCGGCATCGATAAGATTCCGGCCATCCTGCTCGACAACACCGACCGCAACCGCACGTCGCCGTTTGCCTTCACCGGCAACAAGTTTGAGCTGCGCGCCGTGGGCTCGTCGGCCAACTGTTCCTCGGCCATGACGGTGCTCAATACCATCGTAGCCGACCAGCTCATCGACTTCAAAGAGTCGGTTGACGCGCTGATTGACCAAGGCAAAAAGAAGGAAGTGGCCATTGTGGAAGTGCTGCGCGAGTACGTTATCAGCTCCAAGGCCATCCGCTTTGAGGGCAACGGCTACTCCGACGAGTGGAAGGAAGAAGCGGCCCGCCGTGGCCTGAACAACATCGCCACCACGCCCCAGGCGCTTGATGCGCTGGTGCGCGAAGACGCGGAGGAACTTTTTGCCCGCCACGGCATCTTCTCGCAAGTTGAGCTGCATGCCCGCCACGAAATCTTGCTGGAGGAGTACCAGAAAAAAATTCAGATTGAAAGCCGTGTTCTGGGCGACCTGGCAATCAACCACATAATCCCGACGGCGCTGGCTTACCAGACCAAGCTCGTGAATAATGTGTGCGGCCTGCGCGACCTGGGCCTCGATGATACCCACAGCCAAGTAACTTTGGAAATGATTAAGTCGATTTCCAACTACGTAACGACTATTAAAACCAATGCCGACGCCATGACGGAGGCACGTAAGCAAGCAAACAAAATCGGAGACGCCCGGGCTTTGGCCGTGGCCTACTGCGACGATGTAAAACCGAAATTCGACCCCATCCGCCGCGCCGTTGACAAACTGGAGCAGATGGTGGCCGACGAGGACTGGCCCCTGGTGAAGTATCGCGAACTGTTGTTCAGCCGGTAA
- a CDS encoding PAS domain-containing protein, which yields MPAFAISAAAKNGLVGHEQFAFLADVIPPLVWITDANGFHIYFNHRWIDFTGYDLAGSVGPDVWNNLLHPDDQARARQVWGHSLATGEDYNIEYRFKAKDGSYRWFLGQALPRRGADGQIIAWFGTCTDIQEQRQMREQLEAAYSDLEAKITFRTLD from the coding sequence TTGCCCGCTTTTGCAATCTCCGCGGCCGCCAAAAACGGTTTGGTAGGGCACGAGCAGTTTGCGTTTTTGGCCGATGTAATTCCGCCGCTGGTTTGGATTACCGACGCCAACGGCTTCCACATCTACTTCAATCATCGCTGGATTGATTTCACCGGCTATGACCTCGCCGGTAGCGTGGGACCGGACGTGTGGAACAACCTGCTGCACCCCGATGACCAGGCCCGTGCCCGGCAGGTGTGGGGCCACTCGCTGGCCACCGGCGAAGACTACAACATTGAATACCGCTTTAAAGCGAAAGACGGGTCCTACCGCTGGTTTCTCGGACAGGCCCTTCCCCGGCGCGGCGCCGATGGGCAGATTATAGCCTGGTTTGGCACCTGTACCGACATCCAGGAGCAGCGCCAGATGCGCGAACAGCTGGAAGCCGCGTATTCGGACTTAGAAGCAAAAATTACTTTCCGAACGCTGGATTAA
- a CDS encoding redoxin domain-containing protein: MKKAIPFLTLCFALLLSSFVFRPASEGYKVGDKAADFKLKNVDGKMVSLGDNKTAKGFIVVFTCNICPFAQAYESRTVSLNEKYAPQGYPVVAINPNDPAVAPGDSYAAM, from the coding sequence ATGAAAAAAGCAATTCCTTTCCTCACCCTTTGCTTCGCCTTGCTGCTGAGCAGCTTCGTTTTTCGGCCTGCTTCCGAGGGGTACAAAGTGGGCGATAAAGCCGCTGATTTCAAGCTCAAGAATGTGGATGGCAAGATGGTGTCGTTGGGTGATAACAAGACCGCCAAAGGATTTATCGTGGTGTTCACCTGCAACATCTGCCCATTTGCGCAGGCCTACGAAAGCCGTACAGTCTCTCTGAACGAGAAATACGCGCCCCAAGGGTACCCCGTGGTGGCCATCAACCCCAACGACCCCGCCGTGGCGCCCGGCGACTCCTACGCCGCCATGTAA
- a CDS encoding TlpA disulfide reductase family protein, whose amino-acid sequence MVPTKAFSLVLALLLAAPSFAQQVAVIKFPELQKWLTRPTDTTYVINFWATWCAPCVKELPNFEQLRTTYANKKVKVLLVSLDYASQLDKKVKPFVKQRSLKSEVVILNEPDPNSWLDKVDPKWSGALPFTLIVNNKTKKRVTFEKELSAVKLKAAIQPFL is encoded by the coding sequence ATGGTCCCCACGAAAGCCTTTTCACTAGTTCTCGCCCTGCTGTTAGCAGCGCCGAGCTTTGCCCAGCAGGTAGCCGTTATCAAATTTCCTGAGCTGCAAAAGTGGCTTACGCGGCCCACTGATACCACCTACGTTATTAACTTCTGGGCAACGTGGTGCGCACCCTGCGTGAAGGAGCTGCCCAACTTTGAGCAGCTCCGCACCACTTATGCCAACAAAAAGGTAAAAGTGCTGCTCGTGAGCCTGGACTACGCCTCGCAGCTGGATAAAAAAGTCAAACCCTTCGTTAAGCAGCGCAGCTTGAAATCGGAAGTGGTGATTCTCAACGAACCCGACCCCAATTCCTGGCTCGACAAAGTTGACCCCAAATGGTCGGGCGCCCTGCCCTTCACCCTGATTGTCAACAACAAGACCAAAAAACGGGTTACATTCGAGAAAGAGCTTTCGGCCGTTAAGCTGAAAGCGGCTATACAGCCTTTTCTGTAG
- a CDS encoding DUF6728 family protein: MNGKNLFNFGPVLGYYFRRNDPNRKSNFNLKTMHFINKLSLAMFLVCLVVMLFRYVL, from the coding sequence ATGAACGGTAAGAACCTATTTAATTTTGGTCCGGTCCTCGGTTATTACTTCCGCCGTAACGACCCCAATCGCAAGAGCAACTTCAACTTGAAGACCATGCACTTTATCAATAAGCTTAGCTTAGCGATGTTTCTGGTGTGCCTGGTGGTGATGCTGTTTCGCTACGTTCTGTAA
- a CDS encoding MmcQ/YjbR family DNA-binding protein, whose product MNIEDFRDYCLAKPGVTDGTPFGPETLVFKVGGKMFALTDIDTFGSINLKCDPERAVELREAHDYVLPGYHMSKTHWNTVLIGTGIPERQLRELIDHSYDLVLASLPKATRAMLAQ is encoded by the coding sequence ATGAATATTGAGGACTTTCGCGACTACTGCCTTGCCAAGCCCGGCGTGACGGACGGAACCCCGTTTGGCCCCGAAACCCTCGTGTTCAAAGTCGGCGGCAAAATGTTCGCCCTGACAGACATTGACACTTTCGGCAGCATCAACCTCAAATGCGACCCCGAGCGGGCCGTTGAGCTGCGCGAAGCCCACGATTACGTGCTGCCCGGCTACCATATGAGTAAGACTCATTGGAACACGGTGCTGATTGGCACCGGCATTCCAGAGCGCCAGCTACGCGAGCTGATTGACCATTCGTATGACTTGGTGCTCGCGTCTTTGCCCAAAGCTACCCGGGCGATGCTGGCCCAATAA
- the ispG gene encoding (E)-4-hydroxy-3-methylbut-2-enyl-diphosphate synthase codes for MNKTYCPSLTEYKRRVARVVNIGDLPLGGNYPIRVQSMTTVDTMDTLGSVEQTLRMVEAGCEYVRITAPSMKEAQNLLEIKKELRKRGCTVPLIADIHFTPNAAELAARIVEKVRVNPGNYADKKKFEEIEYTDTTYAAEVDRIRERFRPLVKICKQYGTAMRIGTNHGSLSDRILSRYGDTPLGMVESALEFLRLCEEENYYDVVLSMKASNTQVMVQAYRLLVQKLDEEGLQPYPLHLGVTEAGEAEDGRIKSAVGIGTLLEDGLGDTVRVSLTEAPEAEAPVAKMLIDRYTHRAAAAQPFAPLVGEEPINPFQYFRRVTHEVANLGGQNVPRVITDLSRLPNLEYADLRAAGQLYSPFLDKFQMSDLGADYIYTGQRPAPFMLPNGLKEIVDYAAWRDAGHRADHFPVFTQAEYAVTAVRHPELNFVFQNLASLTAPALDQLRADGTAVVILYTDNAHAMPEIRRAFFELMNAGVTCPVVINRQYPALSPEETQLYAATDGGGLLLDGLGDGIVLSTELLPERPKQEWLNTLDGLNQLSFGILQAARTRMSKTEYISCPSCGRTLFDLQETTAMIRKRTDHLKGVKIGIMGCIVNGPGEMADADYGYVGVGKGKISLYRGQEVIKKSVPEEAAVDELIELMREDGRWIEKEVVEEPVGA; via the coding sequence ATGAACAAAACGTATTGCCCCAGCCTGACCGAATACAAGCGCCGCGTAGCCCGCGTAGTTAACATTGGCGACTTGCCCTTGGGCGGCAATTACCCCATTCGGGTGCAGAGCATGACCACCGTGGACACCATGGACACGTTGGGTTCCGTGGAGCAGACGTTGCGCATGGTGGAGGCGGGCTGTGAGTACGTGCGCATCACAGCGCCCAGCATGAAGGAGGCCCAGAACCTGCTCGAAATCAAAAAGGAACTGCGCAAGCGCGGCTGCACCGTGCCGCTCATCGCCGATATTCACTTCACACCCAATGCCGCCGAGCTGGCTGCCCGCATCGTGGAGAAAGTGCGCGTGAACCCCGGCAACTACGCCGACAAGAAGAAGTTTGAGGAAATCGAGTACACCGATACCACCTACGCGGCCGAGGTAGACCGCATCCGGGAACGGTTTCGGCCGCTGGTGAAAATCTGCAAGCAGTATGGCACGGCCATGCGTATCGGCACCAACCACGGCTCGCTGTCGGACCGCATTCTGAGCCGGTACGGCGACACGCCGCTGGGTATGGTGGAGTCGGCACTAGAATTCCTGCGCCTCTGCGAAGAAGAAAATTACTACGACGTGGTGCTAAGCATGAAAGCCAGCAACACCCAGGTGATGGTGCAGGCTTACCGCCTGCTGGTACAAAAGCTTGACGAAGAAGGCCTGCAGCCCTACCCGCTGCACCTGGGCGTGACCGAAGCCGGAGAGGCCGAAGATGGGCGCATTAAGTCGGCCGTGGGTATCGGCACGCTGCTGGAAGACGGCCTCGGCGATACTGTGCGCGTGAGCCTGACCGAAGCGCCCGAAGCCGAAGCGCCAGTAGCGAAAATGCTGATTGACCGCTACACGCACCGCGCGGCAGCAGCCCAACCCTTTGCCCCGCTGGTAGGCGAGGAGCCGATAAACCCGTTCCAGTATTTCCGCCGCGTCACGCACGAAGTGGCCAACCTGGGCGGACAGAACGTGCCCCGTGTCATCACCGACCTTTCGCGCTTGCCCAACCTGGAGTATGCCGATTTGCGCGCCGCCGGGCAATTGTACTCGCCGTTCCTCGACAAGTTTCAGATGTCGGACTTAGGCGCTGACTACATCTACACCGGCCAGCGCCCGGCACCATTCATGCTGCCCAATGGCCTGAAGGAAATTGTGGACTATGCCGCCTGGCGCGACGCCGGGCACCGCGCCGACCATTTCCCGGTGTTCACCCAAGCCGAATACGCGGTGACCGCCGTGCGCCACCCCGAGCTCAACTTTGTGTTCCAGAACCTGGCTTCGCTCACTGCGCCCGCGCTCGACCAGCTGCGGGCCGACGGCACGGCCGTGGTCATTCTTTACACCGATAATGCTCACGCCATGCCGGAGATTCGGCGTGCCTTCTTCGAGCTGATGAACGCCGGCGTGACCTGCCCGGTCGTTATCAACCGCCAGTACCCGGCCCTTTCGCCGGAAGAAACCCAGCTCTACGCCGCCACCGATGGCGGTGGGCTGCTGCTCGATGGCCTGGGCGATGGCATAGTACTCAGCACCGAGTTGCTGCCGGAGCGCCCGAAGCAGGAATGGCTCAATACCCTCGATGGCCTCAACCAGCTGTCGTTTGGCATCTTGCAGGCGGCCCGCACGCGCATGAGCAAAACCGAGTATATCAGCTGCCCCAGCTGCGGCCGTACCCTTTTCGACCTGCAGGAAACCACGGCCATGATTCGCAAGCGCACCGACCACCTCAAGGGCGTGAAAATCGGCATCATGGGCTGCATCGTGAACGGCCCCGGCGAAATGGCCGACGCCGACTACGGCTACGTGGGCGTGGGCAAGGGCAAAATCTCGCTCTACCGCGGCCAGGAAGTCATCAAGAAATCCGTGCCCGAAGAAGCGGCCGTGGATGAGCTAATTGAGCTGATGCGCGAGGATGGCCGATGGATTGAGAAGGAAGTGGTGGAAGAGCCGGTAGGAGCGTAG